A window of the Streptomyces sp. NBC_01351 genome harbors these coding sequences:
- a CDS encoding HSP90 family protein produces the protein MTSTSASPSSESHGFQVDLRGLVDLLSHHLYSSPRVYVRELLQNAVDAVTARHALDPDARVRIRLSASGGRVTIEDSGIGLTAAEAHSLLATIGRSSKRGGDHGVEAAGLEDTRREFLGQFGIGLLACFVVARQIRVITRSARDPLAAPVEWLATDDGSYTVRELPHEARPEPGTTVVLEARPGAAEWTTPAKVEQLARDYGSLLPYDITFDDGGDGEPRPVTDRPAVWDRPFPTPTARRVALAGHCARLFGFTPLDSIDLDLPVAGVRGVAYVLPEPTSPAHRAGHRVHLKGMLLTDRADNLLPDWAFFVRVVLDTDSLRPTASRENLYDDETLSAVREALGARVRGWLAELAASDPERLAAFLRVHHLGVKSMARHDSALLALMLPWLPFETSDGSMSLEEFAAAHTDIHFTRTVEEFRQIAPIAAAHGLGVINAGYTYDADLLALLPAVRPGLKVTELDAGAVTERLDPVPTSAELALAPFLATARTRLEAQGCDVVLRAFQPVAVPALYLDDRQARQERDRTAALENADSLWSGILGALRGSAPRARLVLNHNNPLIRRISALPDEALTGTAVESLYGQALLMSQRPLRPADSTLLNRAFLGLLEWATHSADATDARDTQEDQK, from the coding sequence CGCGGTCTGGTCGATCTCCTCTCCCACCACCTCTACTCCAGCCCGCGCGTCTACGTCCGCGAGCTCCTGCAGAACGCCGTGGACGCGGTCACCGCCCGCCACGCGCTCGACCCCGATGCCCGGGTCCGCATCCGGCTGTCGGCCTCCGGCGGCCGCGTCACCATCGAGGACAGCGGCATCGGCCTGACCGCCGCCGAGGCCCACTCGCTCCTCGCCACCATCGGACGCAGCTCCAAGCGCGGCGGCGACCACGGCGTGGAGGCCGCCGGCCTGGAGGACACCCGCCGCGAGTTCCTGGGCCAGTTCGGCATCGGGCTGCTCGCCTGCTTCGTCGTGGCCCGCCAGATCCGTGTCATCACCCGCTCCGCCCGCGACCCCCTGGCCGCGCCCGTCGAATGGCTGGCCACGGACGACGGTTCGTACACCGTCCGCGAACTGCCCCACGAGGCACGCCCGGAGCCCGGCACCACCGTCGTACTGGAGGCCCGCCCCGGGGCCGCGGAATGGACCACCCCGGCCAAGGTCGAGCAGCTGGCCCGCGACTACGGCTCCCTGCTCCCCTACGACATCACCTTCGACGACGGCGGGGACGGCGAGCCGCGCCCCGTCACCGACCGGCCCGCCGTGTGGGACCGGCCCTTCCCCACCCCCACCGCCCGCCGCGTCGCGCTCGCCGGGCACTGCGCCCGGCTCTTCGGCTTCACCCCGCTCGACAGCATCGACCTCGACCTGCCGGTCGCGGGGGTGCGCGGAGTGGCGTACGTATTGCCCGAACCGACCAGCCCCGCCCACCGGGCCGGACACCGCGTCCACCTCAAGGGCATGCTGCTGACCGACCGGGCCGACAACCTGCTCCCGGACTGGGCGTTCTTCGTCCGCGTCGTCCTCGACACGGACAGCCTGCGGCCGACGGCCTCCCGCGAGAACCTTTACGACGACGAGACCCTGTCCGCCGTGCGCGAGGCCCTCGGCGCCCGCGTCCGCGGGTGGCTCGCCGAGCTCGCGGCGAGCGACCCGGAGCGCCTGGCCGCCTTCCTGCGCGTCCACCACCTGGGCGTGAAGTCCATGGCCCGGCACGACTCCGCACTGCTCGCACTGATGCTGCCGTGGCTCCCGTTCGAGACCAGCGACGGCTCGATGAGCCTGGAGGAGTTCGCGGCCGCCCACACGGACATCCACTTCACCCGCACCGTCGAGGAGTTCCGCCAGATCGCCCCGATCGCCGCGGCCCACGGCCTCGGCGTCATCAACGCCGGCTACACGTACGACGCGGACCTGCTGGCCCTGCTGCCCGCCGTACGGCCGGGGCTCAAGGTCACCGAACTCGACGCCGGAGCCGTCACCGAGCGCCTCGACCCGGTGCCGACCTCCGCGGAGCTGGCGCTCGCGCCCTTCCTCGCCACCGCGCGCACCCGGCTCGAAGCCCAGGGCTGTGACGTGGTGCTGCGCGCCTTCCAGCCCGTCGCCGTCCCCGCGCTCTACCTCGACGACCGCCAGGCCCGCCAGGAGCGCGACCGGACCGCCGCGCTGGAGAACGCCGACTCCCTGTGGAGCGGCATCCTGGGCGCGCTGCGCGGCTCCGCGCCCCGTGCCCGCCTGGTCCTCAACCACAACAACCCGCTGATCCGCCGGATCTCCGCCCTCCCCGACGAAGCGCTGACCGGCACCGCCGTCGAATCGCTGTACGGGCAGGCCCTGCTGATGTCCCAGCGGCCGCTGCGCCCCGCCGACTCGACCCTGCTCAACCGGGCCTTCCTCGGGCTCCTGGAGTGGGCGACCCACTCCGCCGACGCCACCGACGCCCGCGACACCCAGGAGGACCAGAAGTGA
- a CDS encoding tetratricopeptide repeat protein, whose translation MTSVTREDIVRGLAENREAPNGSARNTHAEALAGAAEASGDPVLFREALDNLINAYVFSSESPKILVPFARLLQEYDKDPSAFSEGDAHSLFWQFKWVATAISDSPDVPLESATGWLEEMERRYRTAGYSERPVREAELWLAHAIGEDERAERAFERWQAADHDTMSDCRACERGGQGQYAVLHGDDAEALDIWKPVLEGDLTCAEEPHRVLATSLLPLLRLGRTDEARSHHVRGYRLARGNDSLLPAVGRHIEFCALTGNESRGLEILAEHAPYVGPLANVDDQLAFHGGLLVLLRRLEQLGHGTLPAVPYEGIPRTVSELHGILYAEALDIARRFDARNGTSRVSDRFLARVTREPLVDALPLGVRGAALPQAVPGPAASAEPTAPAAPAAPAAGFDELVERARNARDLGHPGADALWGEVALRLDAHPAPDPLAVADLADHRALAAARSGAEEAPELLTAVRDEYRALGRAERAALAELRLASFAAQSGAAPARIRELLGAAVRAAEALDPAEPLRARRIAHAELSVIRVESYLRSVEAEATDGHDHDHGRGDLAAELTSFVAAYEDTAADLVAEAEEMLARIALSQGDPDRSVALLAGAAARAVTAGRPWQAVDLLVLSAGLLMSLERTEEAERAARAGLEHAAEVTDLQMHGVVRLALANALLVNGEAAETAEHALAASHWFDQAGLTADGGAQARLLLARAYAQDGRAAEAAEVLQSALPDLLVHGDQQVVFVREFLGDLLRRLHEPRSAAEQYLLAAEVTKDWEDPRPQASLAQLAADTLSDAGLAMEAIAAYERSLELHRLTGDTPVAEVRILRSLAWLGLREKVTAEAVAGARGRMAEAGALLEAASAADPGSPELRSELAQTWHQLAQVLDRHVTANVPSSEDWEDWEERENGEDEGNEAPALSDAEVDALRLEEIELWNRAARIYAELGPDHLRDRFQCLNNAAWTEQERGDAEAGALRISALVDEVRALPEGEVPDWVLPNAERLIGQLRA comes from the coding sequence GTGACGAGTGTGACGCGTGAGGACATCGTGCGGGGTCTGGCGGAGAACCGCGAAGCCCCGAACGGCTCCGCCCGCAACACGCATGCCGAGGCCCTGGCCGGGGCGGCGGAGGCGAGCGGTGACCCGGTGCTGTTCCGGGAGGCGCTGGACAACCTGATCAACGCGTACGTGTTCAGCTCCGAGTCCCCGAAGATCCTGGTGCCCTTCGCCCGGCTGCTCCAGGAGTACGACAAGGACCCGAGCGCCTTCTCCGAAGGGGACGCGCACTCGCTGTTCTGGCAGTTCAAGTGGGTGGCCACGGCCATCTCCGACTCCCCCGACGTCCCGCTGGAGTCGGCCACCGGCTGGCTTGAGGAGATGGAGCGCCGCTACCGGACCGCGGGGTACAGCGAGCGGCCCGTCCGCGAGGCCGAGCTGTGGCTCGCCCACGCGATCGGCGAGGACGAGCGGGCGGAGCGGGCCTTCGAACGCTGGCAGGCGGCCGACCACGACACGATGAGCGACTGCCGGGCCTGCGAGCGGGGCGGCCAGGGCCAGTACGCCGTCCTGCACGGGGACGACGCCGAGGCCCTCGACATCTGGAAGCCGGTCCTCGAAGGCGATCTGACCTGCGCCGAGGAGCCCCACCGGGTGCTCGCCACCTCGCTGCTGCCGCTGCTGCGGCTCGGCCGGACGGACGAGGCCCGCTCGCACCACGTGCGCGGGTACCGCCTGGCCCGGGGCAACGACAGCCTGCTCCCCGCGGTCGGCCGGCACATCGAGTTCTGCGCGCTCACCGGCAACGAGTCGCGCGGCCTGGAGATCCTCGCCGAACACGCCCCGTACGTGGGCCCGCTCGCCAACGTCGACGACCAGCTGGCCTTCCACGGCGGGCTCCTCGTCCTGCTGCGCCGCCTGGAGCAACTGGGGCACGGCACGCTCCCCGCGGTCCCCTACGAGGGGATTCCGCGGACCGTCTCCGAGCTCCACGGGATCCTGTACGCGGAAGCCCTCGACATCGCCCGGCGGTTCGACGCGCGCAACGGCACCTCCCGCGTCTCGGACCGTTTCCTGGCGCGCGTCACGCGCGAGCCGCTGGTCGACGCGCTCCCGCTCGGCGTGCGGGGGGCGGCACTGCCGCAGGCCGTTCCCGGTCCGGCGGCTTCGGCCGAGCCGACCGCGCCCGCAGCTCCCGCCGCGCCCGCCGCCGGCTTCGACGAACTCGTGGAACGGGCCCGCAACGCCCGTGACCTGGGACATCCCGGCGCGGACGCGCTGTGGGGCGAGGTCGCCCTACGCCTGGACGCGCACCCGGCGCCCGACCCCCTGGCCGTCGCCGACCTCGCGGACCACCGCGCCCTCGCCGCCGCGCGGAGCGGCGCCGAGGAGGCGCCGGAGCTGCTGACTGCGGTCCGGGACGAGTACCGGGCGCTGGGCCGGGCTGAGCGTGCGGCGCTGGCCGAGCTCCGGCTGGCGAGCTTCGCCGCGCAGTCGGGGGCGGCGCCCGCACGGATCAGGGAACTGCTGGGGGCGGCCGTACGGGCAGCGGAGGCGCTGGACCCGGCCGAACCGCTGCGCGCCCGCCGGATCGCCCACGCGGAACTGTCGGTGATCCGCGTGGAGTCGTACCTGCGCTCGGTGGAGGCGGAGGCGACGGACGGCCACGACCACGACCACGGTCGCGGCGATCTCGCCGCCGAACTGACCAGCTTCGTCGCGGCCTACGAGGACACGGCGGCGGACCTGGTGGCGGAAGCCGAGGAGATGCTCGCCCGGATCGCCCTGTCGCAGGGCGACCCGGACCGGTCCGTGGCGCTGCTGGCGGGGGCCGCCGCACGGGCGGTCACGGCGGGCCGGCCGTGGCAGGCGGTGGACCTGCTGGTGCTGAGTGCCGGACTCCTGATGTCGCTGGAGCGTACGGAGGAGGCGGAGCGCGCGGCCCGTGCCGGGCTGGAGCACGCAGCCGAGGTGACCGACCTCCAGATGCACGGAGTCGTACGGCTGGCCCTCGCGAACGCTCTCCTGGTCAACGGGGAGGCTGCGGAGACCGCCGAGCACGCGCTGGCGGCGTCCCACTGGTTCGACCAGGCGGGTCTCACCGCCGACGGCGGCGCACAGGCCCGACTCCTGCTGGCCCGTGCGTATGCGCAGGACGGCCGGGCGGCCGAGGCCGCGGAGGTCCTGCAGTCGGCGCTGCCCGACCTGCTGGTCCACGGCGACCAGCAGGTGGTGTTCGTACGGGAGTTCCTGGGCGATCTGCTGCGCCGGCTGCACGAGCCCCGGTCGGCGGCGGAGCAGTACCTCCTCGCCGCGGAGGTGACCAAGGACTGGGAGGATCCGCGCCCGCAGGCGAGCCTCGCGCAGCTGGCCGCCGACACCCTCTCCGACGCGGGGCTGGCCATGGAGGCGATCGCCGCCTACGAGCGGTCCCTCGAACTGCACCGGCTGACGGGTGACACCCCGGTCGCCGAGGTGCGGATCCTGCGCTCGCTGGCCTGGCTGGGACTGCGCGAGAAGGTCACCGCCGAGGCGGTGGCGGGGGCCCGGGGCCGGATGGCCGAGGCCGGTGCGCTGCTGGAGGCCGCCTCGGCGGCGGATCCCGGCTCCCCCGAGCTGCGCTCCGAACTCGCCCAGACCTGGCACCAGCTGGCACAGGTGCTCGACCGGCACGTGACCGCGAACGTGCCGTCCTCCGAGGACTGGGAGGACTGGGAGGAGCGGGAGAACGGAGAGGACGAGGGGAACGAGGCTCCCGCCCTGTCCGACGCCGAAGTCGACGCGCTGCGCCTGGAGGAGATCGAGCTGTGGAACCGGGCCGCCCGGATCTACGCGGAGCTCGGGCCGGATCACCTGCGGGACCGGTTCCAGTGCCTGAACAACGCGGCCTGGACGGAGCAGGAGCGGGGTGACGCGGAGGCGGGCGCCCTGCGCATCTCCGCGCTGGTCGACGAGGTCCGTGCGCTGCCCGAAGGCGAGGTACCCGACTGGGTCCTACCCAACGCGGAGCGCCTGATCGGGCAGTTGCGGGCCTGA
- a CDS encoding LLM class flavin-dependent oxidoreductase — MSLRLSTVILPVRRWHEGGRDQWLRAEQLGFHTAYTYDHLSWRSFRDGPWFGALPTLTAAATVTDRLRLGTLVTSPNFRHPVTLAKELISLDDISGGRVTLGIGAGGNGFDATALGQEAWSPRERADRFAEFVPLLDRLLTEGAVSHEGTFYSAEEARNIPGCVQRPRLPFAVAATGPRGLRLAARHGQAWVTTGDPKLFEEGTPEQSREALRGQLERLHKAQAEIGRESEPMEKVLLTGFTPEANRVLESVDAFVDFAGRHRDLGFTELVIHAPIPDSDFAADEGVFEKIATEALSQLGG; from the coding sequence ATGAGTCTGCGTCTGAGCACGGTGATCCTTCCGGTACGTCGATGGCACGAGGGAGGCCGCGACCAGTGGCTTCGGGCCGAGCAGCTCGGCTTCCACACCGCCTACACCTATGACCACCTTTCGTGGCGCTCCTTCCGCGATGGACCGTGGTTCGGTGCGCTGCCCACCCTGACCGCGGCGGCCACCGTCACCGATCGGCTGCGCCTGGGCACGCTCGTGACCTCGCCGAACTTCCGGCACCCGGTGACCCTGGCCAAGGAGCTCATCTCCCTCGACGACATCTCCGGGGGACGCGTCACCCTCGGCATCGGCGCGGGCGGCAACGGCTTCGACGCGACGGCGCTGGGGCAGGAGGCTTGGAGCCCGCGTGAGCGCGCCGACCGCTTCGCCGAGTTCGTGCCGCTGCTGGACCGGTTGCTGACCGAGGGCGCGGTGAGTCACGAGGGGACCTTCTACTCCGCCGAGGAGGCCCGCAACATCCCCGGCTGCGTGCAGCGGCCGAGGCTGCCGTTCGCGGTGGCCGCGACCGGGCCGCGCGGTCTGCGGCTCGCCGCCCGCCACGGCCAGGCCTGGGTGACCACGGGGGACCCGAAGCTCTTCGAGGAGGGCACGCCCGAGCAGTCGAGGGAGGCCCTGCGCGGGCAGCTCGAACGGCTCCACAAGGCGCAGGCCGAGATCGGACGGGAGTCCGAGCCGATGGAGAAGGTCCTGCTGACCGGCTTCACGCCCGAGGCCAACCGCGTGCTGGAGTCCGTGGACGCGTTCGTCGACTTCGCCGGCCGCCACCGCGACCTGGGCTTCACGGAGCTGGTGATCCACGCGCCGATCCCGGACTCCGACTTCGCCGCGGACGAGGGCGTCTTCGAGAAGATCGCCACCGAGGCCCTGTCCCAGCTGGGCGGCTGA
- a CDS encoding Cof-type HAD-IIB family hydrolase: MGEDGAVTSASQRPDGTTPVPRLIATDLDGTLLRDDKSVSDRTVAALAAAEEAGIEVFFVTGRPARWMDVVSDHVHGHGLAICANGAAVVDLHAGREFVKVRALPRAAALTVVEALRAAAPGTSFAVELTTGINYEPAYPPFFKDPGAKLATAEKLLHKDLDGNAAPVLKLLAHHAELAPDEFLELARSAAGAYASITRSSPTALLEISGHGVSKASTLALCCAERGISPDEVVAFGDMPNDVEMLGWAGTSYAMGNAHPDVIAAASGRTTANNEDGVAVVIERIVAERLARRQQGHV, encoded by the coding sequence ATGGGCGAAGATGGGGCGGTGACCTCGGCCTCCCAGCGCCCGGACGGGACGACCCCCGTGCCCCGGCTCATCGCCACCGACCTCGACGGAACCCTGCTGCGCGACGACAAGTCCGTATCGGACCGCACCGTCGCCGCGCTCGCCGCCGCCGAGGAGGCCGGCATCGAGGTCTTCTTCGTGACCGGCCGCCCGGCCCGCTGGATGGATGTGGTCAGCGATCACGTCCACGGGCACGGCCTCGCGATCTGCGCCAATGGCGCGGCGGTCGTCGACCTCCACGCGGGACGTGAGTTCGTCAAGGTCAGAGCCCTGCCCCGGGCCGCCGCACTGACCGTCGTCGAAGCCCTGCGCGCAGCGGCTCCCGGTACCTCCTTCGCCGTCGAGCTGACGACCGGCATCAACTACGAACCTGCCTACCCGCCGTTCTTCAAGGACCCGGGGGCGAAGCTGGCCACCGCCGAGAAGCTGCTGCACAAGGATCTGGACGGCAACGCCGCACCCGTGCTCAAGCTCCTCGCGCACCACGCCGAGCTCGCCCCGGACGAGTTCCTGGAGCTGGCCCGCTCCGCCGCCGGGGCCTACGCGTCGATCACCCGCTCCAGCCCGACCGCCCTCCTGGAGATCAGCGGGCACGGGGTCTCCAAGGCGAGCACCCTGGCGCTGTGCTGCGCCGAGCGGGGCATCTCCCCCGACGAGGTGGTCGCCTTCGGGGACATGCCGAACGACGTGGAGATGCTCGGCTGGGCGGGCACCTCGTACGCGATGGGCAACGCCCACCCCGACGTGATCGCCGCCGCGTCCGGTCGTACGACCGCCAACAACGAGGACGGGGTCGCCGTCGTCATCGAGCGCATCGTCGCCGAACGCCTCGCACGGCGGCAGCAGGGACACGTCTAG
- a CDS encoding sensor histidine kinase codes for MSAQESQESPEPSPGTPDPLEAATQATRSLHGLSTELTARVPQLLEAMRSVGTGLELHSTLDRICETAAELADARYAAIGVVDTEGRGLSDFVTFGISSALARKIGHRPDGKRGLLGALISHPDTVRLADLTQDPRAAGFPAHHPPMKTFLGVPIRVQGEIFGNLYLAEKNGGGEFNDYDVHMVRVLATEAGIAIGNARLYEAATQRERWIDGSVAVTTALLSGGDADDALAVVAEQARHLADSAAGIVMLPAEEGGMEIVAVSAENPATSLGVVIPAESPVVDRLLQGEPVFVEDAASDPRMISKMTSQYGPCMMLPLHSGGRVLGALVTPRARGKRPFSEAERTLATQFASQAALALMMAEAQRDRERLAVFEDRDRIARDLHDLVIQRLFATGMMLEGAQRRSIVPEVRDGVGKAVDELDVTIQEIRTAIFALQQGPAEAPSGLRTRVLREINMAAVPLGFKPAHRFLGPIDAVVGELVGKNLIAALREALSNAFRHAEAHRIEVVLDATVTLADGRPGVRLEVADDGVGIPEGGRRSGLRNLRRRAESLGGASSYGPGIGEDGGGTTLVWEAPL; via the coding sequence ATGTCAGCGCAGGAGTCGCAGGAATCACCCGAGCCATCACCTGGAACACCGGACCCGTTGGAGGCCGCCACCCAGGCCACCAGGAGTCTGCACGGGCTGTCCACCGAGCTCACGGCCCGGGTACCGCAACTGCTGGAGGCCATGAGGTCGGTCGGCACCGGGCTTGAGCTGCACTCCACGCTCGACCGCATCTGCGAGACCGCCGCCGAGCTCGCGGACGCGCGCTACGCGGCGATCGGCGTCGTCGACACGGAGGGCCGGGGGCTCTCCGACTTCGTCACCTTCGGGATCAGTTCCGCCCTGGCCCGGAAGATCGGGCACCGTCCGGACGGCAAGCGGGGCCTGCTCGGTGCGCTGATCTCGCATCCCGACACGGTGCGGCTCGCCGACCTGACCCAGGATCCGCGGGCGGCCGGGTTCCCGGCGCACCACCCGCCCATGAAGACCTTCCTCGGGGTCCCGATCCGGGTGCAGGGAGAGATCTTCGGCAATCTCTACCTCGCGGAGAAGAACGGCGGCGGCGAGTTCAACGACTACGACGTCCACATGGTCCGGGTGCTCGCCACCGAGGCCGGCATCGCCATCGGCAACGCCCGGCTCTACGAGGCCGCCACCCAGCGCGAGCGCTGGATCGACGGCTCGGTGGCCGTGACCACCGCCCTGCTGTCCGGCGGGGACGCCGACGACGCCCTCGCGGTGGTGGCCGAACAGGCCCGCCACCTGGCGGACTCCGCCGCCGGCATCGTGATGCTCCCGGCCGAGGAGGGCGGGATGGAGATCGTCGCCGTCTCCGCCGAAAACCCGGCCACCTCGCTGGGCGTGGTGATCCCGGCGGAGAGTCCCGTGGTGGACAGGCTGCTCCAGGGCGAGCCGGTCTTCGTGGAGGACGCCGCCTCCGACCCCCGCATGATCAGCAAGATGACCAGCCAGTACGGCCCGTGCATGATGCTGCCGCTGCACAGCGGGGGGCGGGTGCTGGGTGCGCTGGTCACCCCCAGGGCCCGCGGCAAGCGACCCTTCAGCGAAGCCGAGCGGACGCTGGCCACCCAGTTCGCCTCCCAGGCCGCCCTCGCCCTGATGATGGCCGAGGCCCAGCGCGACCGGGAGCGGCTCGCGGTCTTCGAGGACCGCGACCGGATCGCCCGCGACCTGCACGACCTCGTCATCCAACGGCTGTTCGCCACCGGAATGATGCTGGAAGGCGCCCAGCGCCGGTCCATCGTCCCCGAGGTCCGCGACGGCGTGGGCAAGGCCGTGGACGAGCTCGACGTGACGATCCAGGAGATCCGCACCGCGATCTTCGCGCTCCAGCAGGGCCCGGCCGAAGCCCCGTCCGGGCTGCGCACCCGGGTGCTGCGGGAGATCAACATGGCCGCCGTGCCCCTGGGCTTCAAGCCCGCGCACCGCTTCCTCGGCCCGATCGACGCCGTCGTCGGCGAGCTCGTGGGCAAGAACCTGATCGCCGCGCTGCGCGAGGCCCTGTCCAACGCCTTCCGGCACGCGGAGGCGCACCGGATCGAGGTGGTCCTGGACGCCACCGTCACCCTCGCCGACGGGCGGCCCGGGGTCCGGCTGGAGGTCGCCGACGACGGAGTGGGCATCCCCGAGGGCGGCCGCCGCAGCGGGCTGCGGAACCTGCGCCGGCGGGCGGAGTCGCTGGGCGGCGCGAGCTCGTACGGCCCGGGCATCGGCGAGGACGGCGGCGGAACCACCCTGGTGTGGGAGGCCCCGCTCTAG